The following DNA comes from Candidatus Methylacidiphilum fumarolicum.
ATAAGCGATGTGGATCTCGTTTATGTCGGTAGTGAACATTATCCGCTAATGATCGAAGGCAGTGCTAGAGAGTTTCCAGAAGAAGAATTTATCAAAGCCTTGGCATTCGCGCATCAGAGCATTCAAGATTTAATCTCTGCACAGAAAGAGCTTGCGGAAAAGGCGGGGAAACCTAAAAGGCAATGCGTCTTGTTTAAGGAGAATGTGGAAATAACGAAGTGGATAGCTGATCTATTTTCCCATCAAATTGAAGAAGCTTTGTATGTTCCTTCTAAGACTCTGAGACACAATAGCTTAGCAAAGATCAAGCAAGAAATTACTGAAAAAATTATTCAGAGCTTCCCTCAAGCTACTCCAATGGAAATTAGTTGGTCTTTTGATCTTCTTCAAAGAGAAATTTTCCGGAGGAATGTCTTAACGACACAGAAGCGGTGTGATGGTCGAGGACTTGAGGATATTAGACCGATTACAATTGAGACTTCTATTTTTCCCCGTTCCCATGGATCAGCCTTATTTTCTCGAGGAGAAACTCAGGCCCTTTGCATGGCAACTCTTGCTTCATTGAATGAAGCGCAGGAACTAGACGCTTATGGAGGAGGGGAACAGAGCAAGCGATTTTTACTCCATTATTTTTTCCCCCCCTTTAGTGTAGGAGAGGTAGGAAAAGTATTTGGTCAGAGTCGTCGAGAAATCGGACATGGCGCTTTGGCTGAGAGGTCTTTAGTGCCTGTAATTCCTTCAGAAACGGATTTCCCCTATGCTATTAGAGTAAGTTCTGAAATATTGGAATCGAATGGCTCCACGTCGATGGCAACGGTCTGTGGGGGGAGTTTGGCGCTAATGGATGCGGGTGTGCCTCTCAAAGCTAATGTCGCTGGGATTTCTGTAGGATTGGTCAAAGGTGGAGAGGATGATTTTGACTGGTCTCATTACTGTCTTTTGACAGATATCATTGGTCTTGAAGATCATTATGGGGACATGGATTTTAAAATAGCGGGCACTAAAAAAGGGATAACCGGCTTTCAGTTGGACTTAAAACTCAAAGGTATTCCTTTGGAGGTGATGGAAAAAGCTATATTTATGTCCAAGAGGGCTCGCCTGATCATACTCGAACACATGGATAAAGTCATTAATGTGGCTCGGCCAGAAATTTCAAAACATGCGCCACGGATAGAAAAGATAAAGATTCATCCGGATAAAATCGGTCTTTTGATTGGACCTGGAGGAAAGACTATCAAGAGGATTTCTGCGGAATCTGGGGCCGAAATCACTATTGAAGATGATGGGACGGTGTTGATTTACAGCTCTTCAGCAGAAAGTTTAGAAAGCGCAAGAGCGATGATCGAAGATATGGTTGGGGAAGTGACAGTAGGGGGATTGTATAGAAGCAAGGTTGTTTCGGTGAAGGATTTTGGATGTTTTATTGAAATAAAGGGAAAAGGAGAAGGATTGGTCCATATCTCTGAGCTATCGGATACACCGGTTCGCAGAGTGGATCAGGTGGTGAGAGTGGGAGAAGAAATTTGGGTAAAATGTATAGGGGTCGATGAGAAAGGCCGGTATAAATTCAGTAGGAAAGCGGCAATGAAAGAGCTGCAAGCCAAAGGAATTGGATAATTTCTGTTTGTGTTTATTTTATTACTATACAAGGAGGAAAAGTTATGGCACTGGCAGTTGGTAGTCTGGCTCCTGATTTTACCCTTAGTTCCAAATACCCAGAGGGAATTAAACAAGTTCATTTAAAGGAAGAGCTTGCTCAAAATAATGTCGTGTTGCTCTTTTTCCCAATGGCCTTTACTCCCGTTTGCACCCAGGAGATGTGCACTATGACCGCCTCTATCAATGAGTATGCACAGCTCCAGGCGAAGGTTTTTGGAATAAGTGTTGATAACCCTTTTGCTCAGGAAGCGTGGGCAAAGCATGAGGGGATCAAAATTCCTTTGCTTTCTGATTTGAACAAAGTGGTTTGCAAAGCTTATGATGTTTTGTTACCTGGCTTAATAGGTATTGGAGATGTGGCAGCCCGTGCTGTCTATCTTATCGATAGGAATCAGCAGATTCGATATGTGGAAGTGACTCCAACACCTCTTGAGTTGCCTAGCTTTGAGCGGTTAAAAGACGCCTTGAAGACTGTTGCTTCCCAGTAACTAAGAAAGCCATCCATTCTTTAGAAAAGGGATTTGTGCGTGGCTAATGATCCGCCTGTAAATCAATAATATAAACGGTGCTAAATGAAACGTTTTAGAATAGGAGTGCTGACAAGTGGAGGAGATTGTCCAGGACTGAATGCGGCTATAAGAGCCGTGGTGTGTTCTGCGGAGCTCCTTGGATGGGAAGTGTATGGGTTTATTGACGGATTTGAAGGGCTTATTTCACCGGTTCGGTATCAAATTTTACATGAAGAAGATACCCAGGGCATCGTTGCATTGGGGGGGACCATTCTTGGAACAACGAATCGAGGCAGATTCACAACAAAGACGGGGATTGGAGAGGTCTTAAGGTTGCCCAAACATCTCATTGATGAGGTTAAAGAGACCCTTGAGGGACTGGAAATAGGAGCACTCATTTGTGTTGGTGGGGATGGGTCTTTGACGGCTGCACAGCAACTATATGAGGAAAGAGTACCCATTGTGGGAGTCCCTAAAACTATTGATAATGACTTATCGGCAACGGATTATTCTTTTGGATTTTATTCGGCTGTGGAATTTGTGTGTCGAGCCATGGATAGGCTACGGACCACAGCGGCGAGTCATAGGCGGGTGATGGTTGTCGAGGTTATGGGCCGGTACACAGGATGGATAGCGCTCTATGGAGGGCTTGCAGGAGGGGCCAATGTGATATTGATTCCTGAAATACCATTCGAATACGAAAAAATAGCTTATCATATCCGCAGGCGAATTGCTGAGGGCAGCCATCAAACAATGATCGTCGTGGCCGAAGGGGCGCATCCCAAAGATGAACAGTATTATATTCTAGAGGAAGAAGCCAATATAAAGAAGGAAGCTCGATTTGGAGGCATAGGCAGGCATCTAGAAAAAGTCATCATGAAAATGACCGGCCAGGAAACTCGAGCTGTTGTCCTTGGGCATCTTCAAAGAGGAGGGGAGCCGACAGCCTTTGATAGAAACTTAGGCATGATGTTTGGAGCGGCTGCTGTCGATTTGATCAGAGAAAAAAGGTTTGGCTACATGGTCAGTTACAGGCATGGGAAGATTGGTTCTGTGCCTATTTATGAAGCTATTAAAGTATTGAAAAAGGTAGATTTGAACTGCTCAGAAATTAAGACGGCCAGGGCTCTTGGTATCTCTTTTGGTTGCGAATAGCCTTCTTTTTAATAAAGAGGGGTGATTTTCTTTCCCATCTAGTGTCAGGCTGGAACCGTTTCCAAAGGTAGAAAGGGTTATGTCCTTCTAAATATTGGCTTTTTTTTACTATGGTTTTGACAAAATGAATAATTATTTTAAAACAGTCAAATCAGCTTGTTCTGATCCGGACATCAATTGCCTCAAGAAATGGAGCGGTGGAGGAAGAGGGCTACCACCTTCTGCCAAACAAACGCCATAACTATAGAGGCTTTGAGAGGGGAAAGGGAGCAATGGATAGGAAGGTAAATAAAGAAGAGAGCAGGCTTTTGACTATATAACGGGGGTAGGGAGTGGGTCAGTGCCTTTAATGTGGAAACACCGTGAACGAATTCAAAGACTTTTTGGAGACGCTTAAACAGCCTGAGTATGTTCATGTGCTACTGAATCCTATACCGATTTATGGATTAGGGTTAGCGCTTTTGACTTTTATCATTGGCTCGGTAATGAAATCTAGGGGAGTGCAAGCGGTAGGGTTAGTGTTGATCATTTTGACTTGTGCCTCAGGCTGGCTTGTGGAGAGTTATGGAGAAGAGGGATATGATCGGGTCGAAGCAATGGTTTCAGACAAGGAGAAAGCCTGGCTTGATGCGCATAAGGAAAGAGGAGAGCGGGCAGTCTGGGTGCTTTATGCGGAAGGACTTTTTGCCGTTCTTTCTTTGGTGGCTTTGGGGATATTTCCTAAAGGAATGAATTTTTTAGGTACGGCAACTATTATCATTGGCTTTGCGGCGCTATTTATGACCATTTGGACAGGGCATGCTGGAGGCAAGATTAGACACAAAGAATTCTATGAAGGGCCTCCTCCTGGATATGAGAAAGCAAAACCGCAGGAGCCCAAAACAGATGCGCCTCTTCCTAAATTAGATTGATCACTGAAAGAAGTTGGCTTGTATAGTGGAGAGTGGTATAGAAAAAGAAAAGGGGCAGCAATGACTGAAAAGATTCAGCAGAAAACATCAAAAGTCAATTTAAGAACTCCAGAGGTAATGAACCTTGTAAAGGCGGAGGTCGAAAGCCATTATCGTAGCCCCCTTGTGGAATATTTGCGCACTACGGGTCGGTATCTTTCCGGAGGGGGTATTACAGTCAAACTAGCCAAGGCCTTTGGATTTTGTTATGGGGTCGAAAGAGCGATTGATCTGGCCTATGCCACCACAAAAGTATTCCCTACCAAACGGATCTATTTGCTTGGTGAAATTATCCATAATCCCGAAGTCAACGATCAGCTGACAGCTATGGGGATAAAAAGGCTGCAGGCCGTGCAAGGCCGGTATTCTTTAGATGGGCTCACAGCCGATGACGTAGTGATTATCCCCGCATTTGGTGCGGAAGTAGAAACGATGAAAAGAATTCAGCAGATAGGCTGTCAGATCGTTGATACGACTTGTGGGGATGTTATGACTGTCTGGAAACGAGTAAGACAGTATCGCAATGAAGGGGCGACTTCGATTATCCATGGCAAGGCTTGGCATGAAGAAACAAAAGCGACCGCTTCTCGAGCCATAGGAGAAGATGGTAACGGTCAATACCTTGTTGTTTATAACCTGGAAGAAACCGATTATGTTTGCAACTACATCCGTTACGGAGGGGATAAGCAAGAGTTTCTGCAAAAATTCAAAGGGGCTGTTTCTCCTGGTTTTGATCCCGATATCCATCTGCGTCATGTAGGGGTGGCCAATCAGACGACCATGATGCGTGGAGAAACAGAAGAGGTGCAACGTCGGATCTGTAAAGCCATAGAGGACAGGTATGGGAAAGAAAATCTTCATAAGCATTTTCGGTTCTTTGATACCATTTGTGGTGCGACTCAGGAAAGACAAGATGCTTTGTTGGATATGCTTGATCGGGAGAAACTCGATCTGTTGATAGTGGTGGGTGGCTATAACAGTAGCAATACGTCTCATTTAGCTGAAATTGGGGAGGGGAGGCTGCCAACCTATTTCATAAAAAATGCTGAAAAATTAATCTCATCCCAGCAGATTCGACATTGGAACTTGCATGAAGGCAGAGAAGTGATTACGGAAGGTTGGCTAGGTGAAGGAGAAATCAATGTCGGAATTACGGCTGGGGCTTCTTGTCCCAATAATTTGATCGAAGAAACAATTCAAAGACTCTTTGAACTCCGTGGGATTGGAGTCGAGTCCCTACTGGCTAACTCTAAGTAGAGTCTCAAAGGACAACAAAGGATGCGGCTATGAATTTAAGTCTAAAGAAAGAAGTGGAAAACAGGGGGGATAGGATTGTTTTTGTCGAACAGGATAAGTTTCAAAAGGAGGGAGTCAGTCCGCAGGAATTCGATGGCAAAAAACTTACTGGGCTTTTATGGAGGGAGCCTTGGGGCAGAGTTTTTTATGTGGGAGTAGGCAGTCATCCCTACAGTGGAGAGACGTTTCGAAAGGCCGCTGGCTTTGGCGTCAAATCGCTTTTGAAGATTGGAGCAACAGAGATCTCGATCGATTTTTCAAAGCAACCCGACTTTTTGCCTTTTGTTGCGGCTGTGGTAGAAGGAGCGATTCTGGGTTCCTACCGTTTCGAAGAGTTTAAAGAAGAGAAGGCAAAAAGGAAGAATAAACTCGAGATTTTGAATATTATAAGTGGAGACATTGTAGAATCACACTATCAACAGCTAGAAAAGGAACTGCAGCAAGGGGCGACGCTAGCCGAAGCCGTTAATTATGTCAGAAGCCTAGGCAACATGCCAGCGAATCATGTCAATCCCGAAGTGCTTGCTTTAAAAGCGATGGAGTTAGCGCAGACAAGGCAGGGGCTAAGGGTCGAAGTTTTTGATGGAGAGCGGCTAGAAAAAGAGGGTTTTGGGGGACTAACAAGTGTAGGAAAAGGCTCTGCTAATGAACCACGGCTGATAGTTCTGGATTATCAGCCAGCCAGTCCATTGCAGCCTGTGCTGGTGGTAGGGAAGGCTATAACTTTTGACAGTGGGGGCATATCGATAAAGCCAGGGGAACATATGGACGAGATGAAGTATGACAAAATGGGAGGGTGTGCCGTTTTAGGCATTATGGAAGCGGTTAGTAAGCTAAACCTGCCGATCAGAGTTGTTGGTATATTGGCGGCTGCAGAAAATATGCCTAGTGGTAAAGCTTATAGACCTGGAGATATAATCCGGATCTATGGGGGAAAGACCGTGGAAGTTCTGAACACCGATGCCGAGGGCAGAATCGTGTTAGCAGACGCATTGGCCTACGGCATTGATCGGTTCAACCCAAGGCTTGTATTTGACTTGGCAACTTTAACAGGAGCCTGCATTGTGGCCCTTGGTAAACAGAAAGCAGGACTTTTTAGCAATAGAAAAGAGTTAGCTGATTTTCTGTGGAAAAACAGTGCGGACTATGGGGATCCTTTATGGCCACTTCCGCTGGGAGAAGAGTTTGATGAGGCCATTACTAGTGATGTAGCATTGGTTAAAAACGTGGGAGGGAGGGAAGGAGGAGCCTGTACGGCCGCTGCCTTTTTACAAAAATGGATTGGAGATATTCCATGGGTGCATTTGGATATAGCTGGGCCGGCGTGGATCACTAAAGAATTGCCCTATTTAGAAAAAGGGGCTACGGGCTTTGGAGTCAGATTGATATGCCGGTACCTACTCGAACAGTTAAAAGGAAAAGCTCCATAAAGGAAAAATGGCATGTCTGGTTCTCTGCGCCATTGGTTCTATAGCCTCACGATCTTTTGCTCTATTTGTCTTGCGTTTTCTTCTCTATTTTGTGCGTCACGACAACTGGTGACTGTTCCCTTGGCGCAAGGTCAGATTAAGAAAGCCTACGATCTCTACATCGCATCGAATGGGG
Coding sequences within:
- a CDS encoding polyribonucleotide nucleotidyltransferase, which gives rise to MPEYVNVKRNIGDQSIIFETGKLAKMADGSVTVSYGETAVLVTVVSVTELKEEQDFLPLQVEYREKAAAAGRFPGGYFRKEGRPTDKEILTSRMIDRPLRPLFPTGYFYETQILGTLLSADGQNDPDILAINGASAALMLSDVPFNGPVGAVRIGQIDGRWILNPTHREREISDVDLVYVGSEHYPLMIEGSAREFPEEEFIKALAFAHQSIQDLISAQKELAEKAGKPKRQCVLFKENVEITKWIADLFSHQIEEALYVPSKTLRHNSLAKIKQEITEKIIQSFPQATPMEISWSFDLLQREIFRRNVLTTQKRCDGRGLEDIRPITIETSIFPRSHGSALFSRGETQALCMATLASLNEAQELDAYGGGEQSKRFLLHYFFPPFSVGEVGKVFGQSRREIGHGALAERSLVPVIPSETDFPYAIRVSSEILESNGSTSMATVCGGSLALMDAGVPLKANVAGISVGLVKGGEDDFDWSHYCLLTDIIGLEDHYGDMDFKIAGTKKGITGFQLDLKLKGIPLEVMEKAIFMSKRARLIILEHMDKVINVARPEISKHAPRIEKIKIHPDKIGLLIGPGGKTIKRISAESGAEITIEDDGTVLIYSSSAESLESARAMIEDMVGEVTVGGLYRSKVVSVKDFGCFIEIKGKGEGLVHISELSDTPVRRVDQVVRVGEEIWVKCIGVDEKGRYKFSRKAAMKELQAKGIG
- a CDS encoding 4-hydroxy-3-methylbut-2-enyl diphosphate reductase; this encodes MTEKIQQKTSKVNLRTPEVMNLVKAEVESHYRSPLVEYLRTTGRYLSGGGITVKLAKAFGFCYGVERAIDLAYATTKVFPTKRIYLLGEIIHNPEVNDQLTAMGIKRLQAVQGRYSLDGLTADDVVIIPAFGAEVETMKRIQQIGCQIVDTTCGDVMTVWKRVRQYRNEGATSIIHGKAWHEETKATASRAIGEDGNGQYLVVYNLEETDYVCNYIRYGGDKQEFLQKFKGAVSPGFDPDIHLRHVGVANQTTMMRGETEEVQRRICKAIEDRYGKENLHKHFRFFDTICGATQERQDALLDMLDREKLDLLIVVGGYNSSNTSHLAEIGEGRLPTYFIKNAEKLISSQQIRHWNLHEGREVITEGWLGEGEINVGITAGASCPNNLIEETIQRLFELRGIGVESLLANSK
- a CDS encoding leucyl aminopeptidase, whose translation is MNLSLKKEVENRGDRIVFVEQDKFQKEGVSPQEFDGKKLTGLLWREPWGRVFYVGVGSHPYSGETFRKAAGFGVKSLLKIGATEISIDFSKQPDFLPFVAAVVEGAILGSYRFEEFKEEKAKRKNKLEILNIISGDIVESHYQQLEKELQQGATLAEAVNYVRSLGNMPANHVNPEVLALKAMELAQTRQGLRVEVFDGERLEKEGFGGLTSVGKGSANEPRLIVLDYQPASPLQPVLVVGKAITFDSGGISIKPGEHMDEMKYDKMGGCAVLGIMEAVSKLNLPIRVVGILAAAENMPSGKAYRPGDIIRIYGGKTVEVLNTDAEGRIVLADALAYGIDRFNPRLVFDLATLTGACIVALGKQKAGLFSNRKELADFLWKNSADYGDPLWPLPLGEEFDEAITSDVALVKNVGGREGGACTAAAFLQKWIGDIPWVHLDIAGPAWITKELPYLEKGATGFGVRLICRYLLEQLKGKAP
- a CDS encoding redoxin domain-containing protein, whose translation is MALAVGSLAPDFTLSSKYPEGIKQVHLKEELAQNNVVLLFFPMAFTPVCTQEMCTMTASINEYAQLQAKVFGISVDNPFAQEAWAKHEGIKIPLLSDLNKVVCKAYDVLLPGLIGIGDVAARAVYLIDRNQQIRYVEVTPTPLELPSFERLKDALKTVASQ
- a CDS encoding 6-phosphofructokinase, producing MKRFRIGVLTSGGDCPGLNAAIRAVVCSAELLGWEVYGFIDGFEGLISPVRYQILHEEDTQGIVALGGTILGTTNRGRFTTKTGIGEVLRLPKHLIDEVKETLEGLEIGALICVGGDGSLTAAQQLYEERVPIVGVPKTIDNDLSATDYSFGFYSAVEFVCRAMDRLRTTAASHRRVMVVEVMGRYTGWIALYGGLAGGANVILIPEIPFEYEKIAYHIRRRIAEGSHQTMIVVAEGAHPKDEQYYILEEEANIKKEARFGGIGRHLEKVIMKMTGQETRAVVLGHLQRGGEPTAFDRNLGMMFGAAAVDLIREKRFGYMVSYRHGKIGSVPIYEAIKVLKKVDLNCSEIKTARALGISFGCE